Proteins encoded together in one Citromicrobium bathyomarinum window:
- a CDS encoding division plane positioning ATPase MipZ, whose translation MWKGSGAKPPLAARINPRWSDEEIPRNVVADLAMRPRLHPHVITFANEKGGVGKSTLAFHVAVALAHVGQQVVAVDLDRRQRTLERGLTYREGTANNLGIRLPSPQFAVLEQPSTASLFQTINRLGGDADFVILDAAGSDSAIFRRAVALADTLVTPVNASFLDLELLGHLNPVSGVPERAGCFGQTVASLREERLTQEMGPIEWIVVKNRVRSAEKRHISRVDDALERLSIAHDFRIGQGLTERVAFRELFQFGLTHLDLGLIPDMIRPQESSRKEIASLLDDLNLSFDKRDRTSVSNRPAARVLRRTRQDFRAAISNAL comes from the coding sequence ATGTGGAAAGGTTCAGGGGCGAAGCCGCCCCTGGCAGCGCGGATCAACCCGCGCTGGTCCGACGAGGAAATTCCGCGCAACGTCGTCGCCGATCTGGCCATGCGCCCCAGACTGCATCCCCACGTCATCACCTTTGCGAACGAAAAGGGCGGCGTCGGCAAGTCGACCCTGGCCTTCCATGTCGCAGTCGCGCTCGCCCATGTTGGCCAGCAGGTCGTCGCGGTCGATCTCGACCGGCGCCAGCGCACGCTCGAACGCGGGCTGACCTATCGCGAAGGCACTGCCAACAATCTTGGCATCAGGCTACCGTCACCACAGTTCGCCGTGCTCGAACAGCCGAGCACGGCGTCGCTTTTTCAGACCATCAACCGATTGGGTGGCGATGCGGATTTCGTGATTCTAGACGCCGCCGGATCCGACTCGGCGATCTTTCGCCGGGCCGTCGCGCTTGCCGACACGCTGGTGACGCCGGTCAACGCGTCGTTCCTGGATCTCGAACTGCTCGGGCATCTCAACCCGGTCAGCGGGGTTCCCGAACGGGCTGGCTGCTTCGGCCAGACGGTCGCCTCACTGCGCGAAGAGCGATTGACGCAGGAAATGGGCCCGATCGAGTGGATCGTGGTCAAGAACCGCGTGCGCAGCGCAGAAAAGCGCCACATAAGCAGAGTCGACGACGCGCTGGAACGGCTCTCGATCGCGCATGATTTCCGGATCGGTCAGGGCCTGACGGAGAGGGTGGCGTTTCGTGAACTGTTCCAGTTCGGCCTGACCCATCTCGACCTCGGGCTGATACCCGACATGATCAGGCCGCAGGAATCGAGCCGCAAGGAGATTGCGAGCCTGCTCGACGATCTCAACCTGTCGTTCGACAAGCGGGACCGCACGTCTGTCAGCAACCGACCCGCAGCGCGCGTGCTGCGCCGGACGCGGCAGGATTTCCGCGCCGCGATCAGCAACGCACTATAG
- the pgsA gene encoding CDP-diacylglycerol--glycerol-3-phosphate 3-phosphatidyltransferase, which translates to MLTLPNLLTLSRILAVPLLVLFLWWPDWQLGYALGFVLYCAAAITDYFDGMLARSQGTVSKLGQFLDPIADKIMVAAVILILTAKGGLTGPIVGDAHVIAGLIILMREIIVSGLREFLGGIQVSVPVSKLAKWKTTLQLIALGTLILAGVFHEIEPIRWAGLGALWVAAVLTCVTGYDYLRVGLRHMDT; encoded by the coding sequence ATGCTGACACTTCCCAACCTGCTCACCCTGTCACGGATTCTCGCCGTGCCCTTGCTCGTCCTGTTCCTGTGGTGGCCGGACTGGCAACTCGGGTATGCGCTGGGCTTCGTGCTGTACTGCGCAGCGGCGATAACCGATTATTTCGACGGCATGCTCGCCCGTTCGCAGGGGACCGTGTCCAAGCTGGGCCAGTTTCTGGACCCGATCGCGGACAAGATCATGGTTGCGGCGGTAATCCTGATCCTGACCGCCAAAGGCGGGCTCACGGGGCCGATCGTCGGCGACGCCCACGTTATTGCGGGGCTTATCATTCTGATGCGCGAGATTATCGTGTCGGGTCTGCGCGAATTTCTCGGCGGAATTCAGGTTTCGGTCCCGGTCAGCAAGCTCGCCAAGTGGAAGACCACGCTGCAACTGATCGCGCTGGGCACGCTGATCCTGGCCGGCGTGTTCCACGAGATCGAACCGATCCGGTGGGCCGGGCTGGGCGCCTTGTGGGTTGCTGCAGTCCTGACCTGTGTGACCGGCTACGATTACCTGCGCGTCGGGCTGCGCCACATGGATACCTGA
- the rnd gene encoding ribonuclease D, producing the protein MKIHDLITTTDALADLCDRLGKGDFVCVDTEFMRENTYWPELCLVQIGDEHEAAAIDPLADGIDLKPLLDLLTENEDVLKIFHAGSQDVEIFYNLTGKTPHPIFDTQIAMMAISQSEQIGYANLVEHWLDKTIDKGARFTDWSRRPLTDRQLEYAIGDVTYLAKIFPRILKKLMKTDRGMWLNAEMEKLADPENYAIEPDKAWKRIRAQGRNAQVLGRLKAVAAWREGEAQHKNIPRGRIMRDETLADIASHPPKKQADLAKVRGLSNAWKDNEIGNRLMDVLENAEPLPDSEMPARNSRGAPLGKEGALVADLLKLLLKIRAREIDVAPRLLTRSGELEQLAAGVRDLPILEGWRREVFGRDALDLVEGKLAFAVEKSKLKMTHIDDVED; encoded by the coding sequence ATGAAAATCCACGACCTGATCACGACCACCGATGCACTGGCCGACCTGTGCGATCGGCTCGGCAAAGGCGACTTCGTCTGCGTCGATACCGAGTTCATGCGGGAAAACACCTATTGGCCCGAGCTGTGCCTGGTCCAGATCGGCGACGAGCACGAGGCTGCGGCGATCGACCCGCTGGCCGACGGGATCGACCTCAAACCCCTGCTCGACCTGCTGACCGAGAATGAGGATGTGCTGAAGATCTTCCACGCAGGCAGCCAGGATGTGGAGATTTTCTACAACCTCACCGGCAAGACCCCGCACCCGATCTTCGACACACAGATCGCGATGATGGCGATCAGCCAGTCCGAACAGATCGGCTATGCCAATCTGGTCGAACACTGGCTCGACAAGACGATCGACAAGGGCGCGCGCTTTACCGACTGGAGCCGGCGCCCGCTGACCGACCGCCAGCTGGAATACGCGATCGGCGACGTGACCTACCTCGCCAAGATCTTTCCCCGCATCCTCAAGAAGCTGATGAAGACCGATCGCGGCATGTGGCTCAACGCCGAGATGGAAAAGCTCGCCGATCCGGAGAATTACGCCATCGAGCCCGACAAGGCGTGGAAGCGCATCCGCGCGCAGGGCCGCAACGCACAGGTGCTCGGACGCCTGAAGGCCGTTGCCGCATGGCGCGAGGGAGAGGCGCAGCACAAGAATATCCCGCGCGGACGGATCATGCGCGACGAAACGCTGGCCGACATTGCTTCCCATCCGCCCAAGAAGCAGGCCGACCTTGCCAAGGTGCGCGGCCTCTCCAACGCGTGGAAGGACAACGAGATCGGCAACCGCCTGATGGACGTGCTGGAGAACGCCGAGCCGCTGCCCGACAGCGAGATGCCCGCGCGCAATAGTCGCGGCGCCCCGCTGGGCAAGGAAGGCGCGCTGGTCGCCGACCTGCTCAAACTGCTGCTGAAGATCCGCGCACGCGAAATCGACGTCGCTCCGCGCCTGCTGACCCGCTCGGGCGAACTGGAGCAGCTGGCCGCAGGCGTGCGCGATCTGCCGATTCTTGAAGGCTGGCGGCGCGAGGTGTTCGGCCGCGATGCGCTCGACCTGGTCGAAGGCAAGCTCGCCTTCGCGGTCGAGAAGAGCAAGCTGAAGATGACCCATATCGACGATGTCGAGGACTAG
- a CDS encoding tetratricopeptide repeat protein: MRTLKMVVVGLGLGTLAMPVSAETLRVVGVYPAHNGDAAEVQSIGIEQFGGIDGPTLSIKAADALRSASIDGEPYFRVAPASVMRDGDAVLSGSVATDVDVYRASPNEVETCVKRDDKNKCLEKRKEKVPCEQLTLSVRPTIRLYSYDGALIHDDDAESQRQVRYCADESEPAIDPMVDEVLDEIAARLRYALAPQQRAEDIRVLETRKGMDKEPGRAFRDAIAMTKRDEEMACDAFAALEPTIGEHVSLLFNIGLCAEAGGDFDRAQEYYRRAIKADPSKSNAGEGLDRIRARQEAERQLAIHYGD, from the coding sequence ATGCGGACTTTGAAGATGGTCGTGGTCGGGCTTGGCCTGGGCACGCTTGCCATGCCGGTTTCGGCGGAGACATTGCGGGTCGTCGGGGTGTACCCGGCGCATAATGGCGATGCTGCCGAAGTGCAGTCGATCGGGATCGAGCAGTTCGGCGGGATCGACGGTCCCACGCTTTCCATCAAGGCCGCCGACGCACTGCGCAGCGCGTCGATCGATGGCGAACCCTATTTTCGCGTCGCCCCGGCAAGCGTGATGCGCGATGGCGACGCGGTGCTGAGTGGCAGCGTGGCAACCGACGTCGATGTCTACCGCGCCTCGCCCAACGAGGTGGAGACCTGCGTCAAGCGCGACGACAAGAACAAGTGCCTCGAAAAGCGCAAGGAGAAGGTTCCCTGCGAGCAGCTCACGCTGTCGGTCAGGCCGACGATCCGTCTGTACTCGTATGACGGCGCGCTGATCCACGACGATGATGCGGAGTCCCAGCGTCAGGTGCGCTATTGCGCCGACGAGAGCGAGCCGGCGATCGACCCGATGGTCGACGAGGTGCTGGACGAGATTGCCGCGAGGCTGCGCTACGCGCTCGCACCCCAGCAGCGTGCGGAAGACATCCGCGTGCTCGAAACGCGCAAGGGCATGGATAAGGAGCCCGGCCGCGCGTTCCGTGACGCGATCGCGATGACCAAGCGCGACGAGGAAATGGCATGCGATGCCTTCGCCGCGCTGGAGCCGACCATCGGCGAGCATGTCTCGCTGCTGTTCAATATCGGACTATGCGCGGAAGCCGGGGGCGATTTCGACCGCGCGCAGGAATATTATCGCCGCGCAATCAAGGCGGACCCCTCCAAGTCGAATGCCGGTGAGGGGCTCGACCGGATTCGGGCACGGCAGGAGGCCGAGCGGCAACTGGCGATCCACTACGGCGACTGA
- a CDS encoding CsgG/HfaB family protein, whose protein sequence is MALAAAAMLSAPVAEASAQSRSSGAQNRDGTTRGASSGRKEQERGQQQIPRCSRNLGTIAIVEPDDQWWREYNLGSPEAILRLFVQRSGCFTMVNRGRSMQSRAMERALADQGELQEGSNLGRGQVQVADYFLQPDIVSGNSNSGGSAVTGILGGLLGGAIGGIVGGINIKKKEANVTLVVVNSRTTVEEALVEGYARKTDLGWAAGGGAGWWGGLAGAGGGSYQNTQIGQVIVLAYLDAYTKLVDEMGGLPYDAAEDAPLAQ, encoded by the coding sequence ATGGCCCTTGCGGCGGCCGCGATGCTGAGCGCGCCGGTGGCGGAAGCAAGCGCGCAGAGCAGGTCGTCGGGAGCGCAGAACCGCGACGGCACCACGCGCGGCGCCTCTTCGGGACGCAAGGAGCAGGAGCGCGGCCAGCAGCAGATTCCGCGTTGCAGCCGCAATCTCGGCACGATCGCGATCGTCGAGCCCGACGATCAGTGGTGGCGCGAATACAACCTCGGCAGCCCCGAAGCCATTCTGCGCCTTTTCGTCCAGCGTTCGGGCTGCTTCACGATGGTCAACCGCGGCCGCTCGATGCAGAGCCGCGCAATGGAACGCGCGCTGGCGGACCAGGGCGAGCTGCAGGAAGGCTCCAACCTCGGCCGCGGCCAGGTTCAGGTGGCCGACTATTTCCTCCAGCCGGATATCGTTTCGGGTAACTCCAACTCGGGCGGCAGCGCGGTGACCGGCATTCTGGGCGGTCTGCTGGGCGGCGCGATCGGCGGCATCGTCGGCGGGATCAATATCAAGAAGAAAGAGGCCAACGTCACGCTGGTGGTCGTCAATTCGCGCACCACGGTCGAGGAAGCGCTGGTCGAAGGTTATGCCCGCAAGACCGACCTCGGCTGGGCTGCCGGCGGTGGCGCAGGCTGGTGGGGCGGTCTCGCCGGTGCGGGTGGCGGCAGCTACCAGAACACGCAGATCGGTCAGGTGATCGTGCTCGCCTATCTCGACGCATACACCAAGCTGGTCGATGAGATGGGCGGCCTGCCCTACGACGCGGCAGAGGATGCGCCGCTCGCGCAGTAA
- a CDS encoding GGDEF domain-containing protein codes for MPASAQIDPRARRRLLDEISSFLIESDLEVTPSNLLAAHEACSGINPRLARRIEWRREQGEPITQTWLEEVTAVDPFAGKKSIEDLAKDMERGIDELSRTSTSMRRATSDYGDELERRVDDLQGPCDTAELISTLSNFAEAMIARSRQTEEELKASERETAKLRKNLDRARHDAQVDYLTGLPNRRAFEEVLETSYLEAQDTGEPLSVAFCDIDQFKAINDTHGHEAGDRIIREIAETLSSLCAKDCYIARHGGEEFVLLFRGVEPQEALAQLDEAREALASRRMVNRRTEKPFGMVTFSGGIADVLQCADPREALAAADQALYCAKRSGRNRIHLAGGQSRAA; via the coding sequence ATGCCGGCATCTGCGCAGATCGATCCGCGTGCGCGTCGTCGGTTGCTGGACGAGATCAGCAGCTTCCTGATCGAGAGTGATCTTGAGGTCACTCCGTCCAACCTGCTTGCGGCGCATGAAGCCTGTTCGGGCATCAATCCACGGCTGGCACGCAGGATCGAGTGGCGTCGCGAACAGGGCGAACCGATCACCCAGACATGGCTCGAAGAGGTGACCGCAGTCGACCCTTTTGCTGGCAAGAAATCGATAGAGGACCTGGCGAAGGATATGGAGCGCGGGATCGACGAGCTGTCGCGCACGTCCACGTCGATGCGCCGGGCGACCTCCGACTATGGCGACGAGCTTGAGCGGCGGGTCGATGACCTGCAGGGGCCTTGCGACACCGCAGAGCTGATCTCCACGCTCTCGAATTTTGCGGAGGCGATGATCGCGCGGTCGCGCCAGACCGAGGAAGAGTTGAAAGCGAGCGAGCGCGAAACGGCCAAGCTGCGTAAGAATCTGGACCGCGCTCGGCACGATGCGCAGGTCGATTATCTCACAGGGCTGCCCAATCGCCGGGCCTTCGAAGAAGTTCTGGAAACATCTTATCTCGAGGCGCAGGACACGGGCGAGCCTCTGAGCGTGGCCTTTTGCGACATCGACCAGTTCAAGGCGATCAACGACACACACGGCCACGAAGCGGGCGACCGCATCATTCGCGAGATTGCCGAGACGCTGTCGAGTCTTTGCGCGAAGGATTGCTACATCGCGCGGCATGGGGGCGAGGAATTCGTTCTGCTCTTCAGGGGCGTGGAGCCACAAGAGGCACTCGCTCAGCTTGATGAAGCGCGCGAAGCGCTTGCATCGCGGCGAATGGTCAATCGGCGTACCGAAAAGCCGTTCGGCATGGTGACCTTTTCAGGCGGCATAGCCGATGTGCTGCAGTGCGCCGATCCGCGCGAGGCTCTCGCTGCTGCGGATCAGGCGCTTTATTGTGCGAAGCGAAGCGGACGTAACCGGATTCACCTGGCAGGCGGGCAATCGCGCGCTGCCTAG
- a CDS encoding hydrogen peroxide-inducible genes activator codes for MSTYLPTIRQLQYLVALHEHGHFGRAADASFVSQSTLSAGIRELETLLGVTLVERSRRVVRFTPLGQQVVEKAHALLRQAEDLSDLVRAAGQPLTGTLRMSVIPTIAPFMLPRILPRLRRERPELELFLREETSSDAVESLHHGRVDCVLLALPFPTGEVEQEIIGEDRFYVAYPGDEPRDLPEEIRPETIEDGRLLLLEDGHCLKEHALAACNRPELRAATSMIGTSLHTLVQMVDNGLGVTMLPEMALEAGILKGTNVIARPLDAPAAARDIALIWRKNSPRENDFRLLADELRAG; via the coding sequence ATGAGCACATACCTGCCGACGATCCGTCAGCTGCAATATCTGGTCGCGCTGCACGAGCATGGCCATTTTGGCCGCGCGGCGGATGCGAGCTTCGTCTCGCAATCGACCCTGTCGGCAGGCATCCGTGAGCTGGAGACACTGCTCGGCGTCACTCTGGTGGAGCGCAGCCGGCGAGTGGTCCGCTTCACCCCGCTTGGCCAGCAGGTGGTCGAGAAAGCGCACGCACTCCTCAGGCAGGCGGAAGACCTGTCGGACCTGGTGCGCGCCGCTGGCCAGCCACTTACCGGCACACTGCGGATGAGCGTGATCCCGACGATCGCGCCGTTCATGCTGCCGCGCATCCTGCCACGCCTGCGCCGCGAACGGCCCGAGCTGGAGCTGTTCCTGCGCGAGGAGACCAGCAGCGACGCGGTAGAATCGCTCCACCACGGGCGGGTCGACTGCGTGCTGCTCGCCCTCCCCTTCCCCACCGGCGAGGTGGAGCAGGAGATCATTGGCGAAGATCGCTTCTACGTCGCCTATCCCGGTGACGAGCCGCGCGATCTGCCCGAGGAAATCCGGCCCGAGACGATCGAGGACGGGCGGCTGCTGCTGCTGGAAGACGGGCATTGCCTGAAGGAACACGCGCTGGCCGCGTGCAACCGGCCCGAATTGCGCGCCGCGACCAGCATGATCGGCACGAGTCTCCACACGCTGGTGCAGATGGTCGACAACGGTCTGGGGGTCACCATGCTGCCCGAGATGGCGCTGGAGGCGGGCATTCTTAAGGGCACGAACGTAATCGCGCGCCCGCTCGATGCGCCTGCTGCGGCGCGCGACATCGCCCTGATCTGGCGAAAGAACAGCCCTAGAGAGAATGACTTCCGCCTGCTGGCCGATGAATTACGGGCCGGCTGA
- a CDS encoding MFS transporter has protein sequence MTTLRLLRRRRFLPLFCTQLLNAFNDNLYKTAMVLFVVYAVYSDPETETVFSAIATGLFIGPFILVSAIAGQLADMRDKAKIIRTVKLCEIGIMTIGAAGLFLAWQDTLVHSVAVPLMLFALFLAGLQSTFLGPIKYAILPQHLRKTEVLAGTGLVEAGTYVAILFGTIIAGWIPVEAAMVAIIMTALVGYAMSRQIPAAPALGEIEPIDWNILRSSIALIRSVRKDRVVWLATLSISVFWMVGAILFIQFPPLVKNVIHANKEVATLFIVMFSIGIAIGSVVINHLLKGEVSARHAPAGVVAMGFFLVLFYVFVRQWPTGLEGPFLTVPEFLTYPLAWVLMINLLMISVAGGIFVVPLYAFLTTRVAGNMASRTIAATNVISSSYMVFGSVLALVMTYLGISIAEQLLASVALCLITCWMARKLHAEEHLPSVHLD, from the coding sequence ATGACGACGTTGAGATTGCTGCGACGGCGGCGCTTTCTGCCGCTGTTCTGCACACAGCTGCTCAACGCTTTCAACGACAATCTCTACAAGACCGCGATGGTCCTGTTCGTGGTTTACGCCGTTTACAGCGACCCCGAGACGGAAACCGTCTTCAGCGCGATCGCGACCGGGCTGTTCATCGGGCCGTTCATCCTGGTGTCCGCGATCGCCGGTCAGCTGGCGGACATGCGCGACAAGGCGAAGATCATCCGCACGGTCAAGCTGTGCGAGATCGGCATCATGACCATCGGCGCAGCCGGGCTTTTCCTGGCCTGGCAGGATACGCTGGTGCACAGCGTGGCGGTGCCCCTGATGCTGTTCGCGCTGTTTCTGGCAGGGCTGCAATCGACCTTCCTCGGGCCGATCAAATACGCGATCCTGCCCCAGCATCTGCGCAAGACCGAGGTGCTGGCAGGCACCGGCCTGGTCGAGGCTGGCACCTATGTTGCGATACTGTTCGGCACGATCATCGCAGGCTGGATTCCGGTGGAGGCAGCGATGGTGGCGATCATCATGACCGCGCTGGTCGGCTACGCGATGAGCCGCCAGATCCCCGCCGCCCCGGCGCTGGGCGAGATCGAGCCGATCGACTGGAACATCCTGCGCTCTTCCATCGCGCTTATCCGCTCGGTCCGGAAAGACCGGGTCGTCTGGCTGGCCACGCTTTCGATCAGCGTGTTCTGGATGGTCGGCGCGATCCTGTTCATCCAGTTCCCTCCGCTGGTGAAGAACGTGATCCACGCCAACAAGGAAGTCGCGACGCTGTTCATCGTGATGTTCTCGATCGGGATCGCAATCGGATCGGTGGTGATCAATCACCTGCTGAAGGGCGAGGTTTCGGCCCGCCATGCCCCCGCAGGGGTGGTGGCGATGGGCTTCTTCCTCGTCCTCTTTTACGTGTTCGTGCGCCAGTGGCCGACCGGCCTCGAAGGCCCCTTCCTGACGGTGCCCGAGTTCCTGACCTATCCATTGGCGTGGGTCTTGATGATCAACCTGCTGATGATCTCGGTCGCCGGGGGCATCTTCGTGGTGCCGCTCTATGCCTTCCTGACCACGCGGGTTGCAGGCAACATGGCATCGCGCACCATCGCTGCGACCAATGTGATCAGTTCCAGCTACATGGTGTTCGGATCGGTGCTGGCCCTGGTTATGACCTATCTGGGCATATCGATTGCAGAACAGCTGCTGGCCAGTGTGGCGCTATGCCTGATTACCTGCTGGATGGCCCGCAAGCTCCACGCCGAGGAGCATCTCCCGAGCGTCCACCTCGACTAG
- the aspS gene encoding aspartate--tRNA ligase has protein sequence MHAYRTHTCAQLRESNVGETVRLSGWVHRKRDHGGVLFIDLRDHYGITQIVADEDSEALSLLDSLKSESVITIDGVVKARSQETRNANLPTGDIEVFAKSATVQSMAEELPLPVAGEQEYPEDIRLKYRFVDLRRERVHNNIMLRNKVITSLRRRMIDQGFSEFQTPILGASSPEGARDYLVPSRLHPGRFYALPQAPQMFKQLLMVAGFDRYFQIAPCFRDEDLRADRSPEFYQLDFEMSFVTQEDVFQAIEPVLAGVFEEFSGGKSVTPAGEFPRIPYAEAMLKYGSDKPDLRNPIIITDVTHHFEKSGFGIFEKIVGGGGIVRAIPAPNTNEKSRKFFDEMNDWARREGYSGLGYVTRKGGEFGGPIAKNHGPEEMAKLYDELGLGENDGLFFAAGKPKEAEKLAGAARTRVGEQLELIEQGCFKFCWIVDFPMFEYDEDQKRIDFSHNPFSMPQGEMDALENQDPLEIKAWQYDIVCNGYELSSGAIRNHRPDIMYKAFEVAGYSKEDVDANFSGMIEAFKLGAPPHGGSAPGIDRIVMLLADEPNIREVIAFPMNQRAQDLMMGAPSIVSPKQLRELSIRTVEQPKPDAPEATRVDRAGDA, from the coding sequence ATGCACGCCTATCGCACCCATACTTGCGCACAGCTTCGCGAAAGCAATGTCGGCGAGACCGTTCGCCTGTCCGGCTGGGTCCACCGCAAGCGCGACCATGGCGGTGTCCTGTTCATCGACCTGCGCGACCACTACGGTATCACCCAGATCGTCGCGGACGAGGATAGCGAGGCGCTGAGCCTGCTGGATTCGCTCAAGTCCGAGAGCGTCATCACGATCGACGGCGTGGTGAAGGCGCGGTCGCAGGAAACGCGCAACGCCAACCTGCCGACCGGCGATATCGAGGTCTTCGCCAAATCCGCCACCGTCCAGTCGATGGCGGAAGAACTGCCTCTGCCGGTCGCAGGCGAGCAGGAATACCCCGAGGATATCCGCCTCAAATATCGCTTCGTCGACCTGCGGCGCGAGCGGGTGCACAACAACATCATGCTGCGCAACAAGGTCATCACGAGCCTGCGCCGCCGGATGATCGACCAAGGCTTCTCCGAATTCCAGACCCCGATCCTCGGCGCATCGTCGCCTGAAGGCGCGCGCGACTATCTGGTGCCGAGCCGCCTGCATCCGGGCCGCTTCTACGCGCTTCCGCAGGCGCCGCAGATGTTCAAGCAGCTGCTGATGGTCGCCGGCTTCGACCGCTATTTCCAGATCGCGCCATGCTTCCGCGACGAAGACCTTCGTGCCGACCGCAGCCCCGAATTCTACCAGCTCGACTTCGAGATGAGCTTCGTGACGCAGGAAGACGTCTTCCAGGCGATCGAGCCGGTGCTGGCTGGCGTGTTCGAGGAATTCTCGGGCGGTAAGAGCGTGACGCCCGCAGGCGAGTTCCCGCGCATTCCTTATGCAGAGGCGATGCTCAAGTACGGCAGCGACAAGCCCGACCTGCGCAACCCGATCATCATCACCGACGTGACGCACCACTTCGAGAAGAGCGGCTTCGGTATCTTCGAGAAGATCGTCGGCGGTGGCGGCATCGTGCGCGCGATCCCCGCACCGAACACCAATGAGAAGAGCCGCAAGTTCTTCGACGAAATGAACGACTGGGCGCGGCGCGAAGGCTATTCGGGCCTAGGCTACGTCACCCGCAAGGGCGGCGAGTTCGGTGGGCCGATCGCCAAGAACCACGGGCCCGAAGAAATGGCCAAGCTCTATGACGAGCTGGGCCTGGGCGAAAATGATGGTCTGTTCTTCGCGGCAGGCAAGCCCAAGGAAGCCGAGAAGCTGGCGGGTGCCGCGCGCACGCGCGTTGGCGAGCAGCTCGAACTGATCGAACAGGGCTGCTTCAAGTTCTGCTGGATCGTCGACTTCCCGATGTTCGAATACGACGAAGATCAGAAGCGCATCGATTTCAGCCACAACCCGTTCTCGATGCCGCAGGGCGAGATGGACGCGCTGGAGAACCAGGACCCGCTGGAGATCAAGGCGTGGCAGTACGATATCGTCTGCAATGGCTACGAGCTGTCCAGCGGCGCGATCCGGAACCACCGTCCGGACATCATGTACAAGGCGTTCGAGGTGGCGGGCTATTCCAAGGAAGACGTCGACGCGAACTTCAGCGGCATGATCGAAGCGTTCAAGCTGGGCGCACCGCCGCATGGTGGCTCGGCGCCGGGGATCGACCGGATCGTGATGCTGCTGGCCGACGAGCCCAACATCCGCGAAGTCATCGCCTTCCCGATGAACCAGCGCGCGCAGGACCTAATGATGGGCGCGCCGTCGATCGTTAGCCCCAAGCAGCTGCGCGAGCTTTCGATCCGCACGGTCGAGCAGCCGAAACCGGACGCGCCCGAAGCAACCCGGGTCGATCGCGCCGGCGACGCCTGA